A region from the Brassica napus cultivar Da-Ae chromosome C8, Da-Ae, whole genome shotgun sequence genome encodes:
- the LOC106412852 gene encoding uncharacterized protein At2g29880-like produces MALIRIGLMRVGHKKDTYLRDDTFEDFEDLEKVYGQNIAKGNNTVGLGDTTDAQQASSLRRSNAIEKLPVRKRARTDVYNVEKISDEISAVTGTTNQIVSMIKKRWQKEAEEKEAEEKVNNVWDVIKEIPDLEENERFDAMNLVHQLGMKAGFMSMTREERFRWIKRSVRKP; encoded by the exons ATGGCGTTAATCAGAATTGGACTGATGCGAGTG GGACACAAGAAAGATACGTATTTACGTGACGATACGTTTGAAGATTTTGAAGACCTAGAGAAGGTCTATGGACAAAACATTGCAAAAGGAAATAATACAGTGGGGTTAGGAGATACCACAGATGCTC AACAAGCTTCATCTTTGAGACGTTCGAATGCGATTGAAAAGCTCCCAGTAAGAAAGAGAGCTAGAACTGACGTATATAATGTGGAGAAAATTTCAGATGAAATAAGTGCTGTCACTGGGACTACCAATCAGATTGTCAGTATGATTAAAAAAAGATGGCAAAAGGAAGCCGAAGAGAAAGAAGCTGAGGAAAAAGTTAATAACGTATGGGACGTAATTAAAGAAATTCCTGATTTAGAAGAAAATGAACGTTTTGATGCAATGAATTTAGTTCACCAGCTTGGTATGAAAGCTGGATTCATGAGTATGACTAGGGAGGAACGTTTTAGATGGATCAAACGTTCCGTACGTAAGCCATGA
- the LOC106412853 gene encoding phytochrome D-like encodes MVTGGGGETDLHSVVLEQSGESGKSFEYSHSVKATTYSSSVPEQQITAYLSRIQRVGCLIAVDDSTFAIIGYRENARETLGLISPSVPSIDDDKAETLTIDTDLRCRFRPSSIVLLERAFVAQREITLLIPLWIHSKNTRKPFFQTEDPALSMAGAVQSRKLACLMTLGTKERMECRGQAENFWSRGKAVFVVMLKQGLF; translated from the exons ATGGTCACCGGTGGCGGTGGCGAAACCGACC TACACTCCGTCGTCTTGGAGCAATCGGGAGAGTCCGGCAAGTCGTTCGAGTACTCCCACTCCGTCAAAGCGACGACGTATAGTTCCTCCGTACCGGAACAGCAAATCACAGCTTATCTCTCGCGAATCCAACGCGTCGGCTGCTTAATCGCCGTCGACGATTCCACCTTCGCCATCATCGGCTACAGAGAAAATGCGCGGGAAACGCTAGGGCTAATATCTCCATCCGTTCCAAGCATCGACGACGACAAGGCAGAGACTCTCACGATCGACACGGACCTCCGATGCCGCTTCAGGCCATCAAGCATCGTCCTCCTCGAACGAGCCTTCGTGGCGCAGCGTGAAATCACGCTCCTGATTCCTCTATGGATCCACTCCAAGAACACTCGCAAGCCTTTCTTTCAAACCGAAGACCCGGCGCTCTCAATGGCTGGAGCAGTCCAATCTCGGAAGCTCGCTTGTCTTATGACTCTG GGGACGAAGGAAAGAATGGAATGTAGAGGTCAAGCTGAAAACTTTTGGTCCCGAGGGAAAGCCGTGTTTGTCGTCATGCTCAAGCAAGGactattttaa
- the LOC106411833 gene encoding meiosis-specific protein ASY2-like gives MRSPIVEGQMWGNVEETRSTPSSVKVLLRECGGVGVTFLIPTKTQRPWSPPLGFQCVYESYFQNETKLWFPIPRLVTSYARRRDAAMSRFLNGAFRISVALMVAAAEINVLMSVWTLEELTYVKSMGDGLYSIQMRPNYNVIVDHPSRTNNWQRFYFYVKCDGFAFEEPPDDSFRFLWNHELVDHPDSASYPEEFIAKAHVVASLAQVSWKDITVERIRRAVDRISKRDCRSDLPPLITGNRRRFSIFTRAELNVINAAREMKELPDLSALIKKKLR, from the exons ATGCGTTCTCCTATCGTGGAAGGACAAATGTGGGGGAACGTCGAGGAGACTCGTTCGACTCCTAGCAGCGTGAAAGTTCTGCTGAGAGAGTGCGGAGGAGTCGGAGTGACTTTCTTAATCCCGACGAAAACCCAGAGGCCGTGGTCCCCTCCATTGGGATTTCAGTGTGTATATGAGTCATACTTTCAGAACGAGACCAAGCTCTGGTTTCCAATTCCTCGACTCGTCACATCTTATGCGAGACGTCGTGACGCAGCGATGAGCCGGTTCTTGAATGGTGCGTTCCGTATTTCGGTAGCGTTGATGGTGGCGGCAGCGGAGATCAATGTCTTGATGAGCGTGTGGACTCTTGAAGAGCTGACCTACGTTAAGTCGATGGGGGATGGATTGTACTCGATTCAGATGAGGCCTAACTACAATGTGATTGTCGACCACCCCAGTAGGACGAACAATTGGCAGCGCTTCTATTTTTATGTCAAGTGTGATGGTTTTGCCTTCGAGGAGCCGCCCGATGATTCCTTTCGATTTTTATGGAATCATGAACTCG TCGATCACCCAGATTCGGCCTCCTATCCCGAAGAGTTCATTGCTAAAGCTCATGTCGTCGCGTCGCTTGCTCAAGTAAGTTGGAAAGACATCACCGTTGAAAGGATTCGAAGAGCCGTCGACAGGATCTCGAAGA GGGACTGTAGATCTGATTTACCGCCTTTGATTACCGGCAACAGGCGGCGATTTTCAATATTCACTCGTGCAGAGCTGAATGTGATCAACGCAGCTAGAGAGATGAAGGAACTTCCGGACTTGAGCGCACTAATCAAGAAGAAGCTGAGGTGA
- the LOC106411834 gene encoding uncharacterized protein At3g60930, chloroplastic-like, producing the protein MSSRKGSSKRNSSSHSSSGDSSANEVIAPKEEFEVEEEAKDAYYKALCGSPPPSQDIPIPKRPVRSPNAPLVLSMVSSDYLTTLRDFYQIPSGVVFRIPNGNESAENPPEGFFTCYEAFLVYCRMWFPIPGTIVCALRHIGLLISQLSVPALQHWLGMLILSYELGMDLSPGDFEGFWFTRGTGIDGSYRMAPKKGMAIIQGHTSHPKAWFKRFFFVRIDGESVEESYLHLFRREWNFTRVNKILLPTPADLFAKRDLLRSRPFFWNSFTIERI; encoded by the exons ATGTCTTCAAGAAAAGGATCTTCAAAGAGAAATTCTTCCTCACACTCATCTTCGGGTGACTCTTCTGCCAATGAGGTGATCGCTCCGAAAGAAGAGTTCGAAGTTGAGGAAGAAGCAAAGGATGCGTACTACAAAGCTCTTTGCGGCTCGCCTCCGCCTTCGCAAGACATTCCGATTCCTAAGAGGCCCGTGAGGTCGCCAAACGCACCCCTTGTACTGAGCATGGTCTCTTCCGACTACCTCACGACTCTCAGGGACTTTTACCAGATCCCAAGTGGAGTCGTATTTCGGATCCCGAATGGCAACGAGAGTGCGGAGAACCCTCCGGAAGGTTTTTTTACTTGCTACGAGGCCTTCCTGGTGTATTGCCGTATGTGGTTTCCGATCCCTGGTACCATCGTCTGCGCGCTTCGCCACATTGGGCTTTTGATCAGCCAGCTAAGCGTTCCGGCCTTGCAGCATTGGCTTGGCATGTTGATCTTGAGTTATGAGCTAGGAATGGACCTTAGCCCTGGCGACTTCGAGGGATTTTGGTTTACGAGAGGAACGGGGATCGATGGCTCATACCGCATGGCGCCAAAGAAGGGTATGGCTATAATTCAGGGGCACACTTCACATCCTAAGGCATGGTTCAAgcgctttttctttgttcgGATAGATGGGGAGTCTGTCGAGGAGAGCTACCTCCACCTATTCCGTCGGGAGTGGAACTTCACCCGTG TGAACAAGATCCTTCTGCCGACTCCTGCCGATCTTTTTGCCAAGCGAGATCTTCTCCGTAGCAGGCCGTTCTTCTGGAATTCCTTTACCATCGAACGGATTTGA